One window from the genome of Apus apus isolate bApuApu2 chromosome 12, bApuApu2.pri.cur, whole genome shotgun sequence encodes:
- the DLG3 gene encoding disks large homolog 3 isoform X5 encodes MMNSSMSSGSGSLRTSEKRSLYVRALFDYDRTRDSCLPSQGLSFSYGDILHVINASDDEWWQARLVTPHGESEQIGVIPSKKRVEKKERARLKTVKFHARTGMIESNRSIKTKRKKSFRLSRKFPFYKSKENLVQESSGQEQGVTSNTSDSESSSKGQEDTILSYEPVTRHEIHYARPVIILGPTKDRINDDLISEFPHKFGSCVPHTTRPRRENEVDGQDYHFVVSREQMEKDIQDNKFIEAGQFNDNLYGTSIQSVRAVAERGKHCILDVSGNAIKRLQQAQLYPIAIFIKPKSIEALMEMNRRQTYEQANKVFDKAMKLEQEFGEYFTAIVQGDSLEEIYSKIKQVIEDQSGHYIWIPSPEKL; translated from the exons ATGATGAACAGCAGCATGAGCTCTGGCTCCGGCTCCCTCCGGACAAGCGAGAAGAGATCTCTCTATGTCCG agccctgttTGACTATGACCGGACCCGGGACAGTtgcctgcccagccaggggctCAGCTTCTCTTACGGGGACATCCTGCACGTCATCAACGCCTCGGATGATGAGTGGTGGCAAGCCAGGCTGGTCACTCCTCATGGCGAAAGTGAGCAGATCGGGGTCATCCCCAGCAAGAAAAG GGtggaaaagaaggagagagCACGGTTGAAAACGGTGAAGTTCCATGCCAGGACTGGCATGATTGAGTCCAACAGG TCGATCAAAACGAAACGTAAAAAGAGTTTCCGCCTCTCTCGAAAGTTTCCATTTTACAAGAGCAAAGAGAACCTGGTCCAGGAGAGCAGCGGACAGGAAC AGGGCGTGACATCAAACACCAGTGACAGCGAGAGCAGTTCCA AAGGACAAGAAGACACCATCCTGTCATACGAGCCAGTGACGCGGCATGAAA TTCACTACGCGAGGCCGGTGATCATCCTGGGGCCGACCAAGGACCGGATTAACGACGATCTCATCTCCGAGTTCCCACACAAGTTTGGTTCCTGCGTGCCAC ACACCACCAGGCCTCGGCGTGAGAATGAGGTGGATGGACAGGACTATCACTTTGTCGTATCCCGTGAACAGATGGAGAAAGACATCCAGGACAACAAGTTCATAGAGGCTGGGCAGTTCAATGACAATCTCTATGGGACCAGCATTCAGTCAGTGCGGGCAGTAGCAGAGAGG GGGAAACACTGCATCCTGGATGTGTCTGGCAATGCTATCAAGAGGTTGCAACAAGCACAACTTTATCCCATTGCCATTTTCATCAAACCAAAATCCATTGAAGCTCTCAT GGAGATGAACCGGAGACAGACGTATGAACAGGCCAACAAGGTCTTTGACAAAGCCATGAAACTTGAGCAAGAGTTTGGAGAGTATTTTACAG caaTCGTACAAGGAGACTCTCTTGAAGAGATTTACAGCAAAATCAAACAGGTCATTGAGGACCAGTCCGGGCACTACATCTGGATCCCATCCCCAGAGAAACTCTGA